The proteins below come from a single Harpia harpyja isolate bHarHar1 chromosome 2, bHarHar1 primary haplotype, whole genome shotgun sequence genomic window:
- the STBD1 gene encoding starch-binding domain-containing protein 1, with translation MARDRGPPVLRQPAAASAAALPAEARGWGWLGAGLWPALVVGLLAALVAWLWYGSGDGRSEESGEAAAGTAPLRGGGEGRPQARAEPAAATADLLASGEQVLLEAKAAAVSSPRKPGGDLAAVPRKELNHVPSGGVSGGPLQMEQLLPKQGATDSREQPADVRGSQPGELRPEMGQASDGWCVMNLAGASDDVCKDRNEQQPGQPAESKDLDHEEWEVVSEHLAWGEAGKNGSMEDADSKEWEQGDCSDGDFKAKRVAAVPPMFQNIHVTFRVHYITHSDAQLIGVTGDHECLGQWHSYVPLKYDKDGFWSESVSLPVDTKVEWKFILVENGKVRRWEECGNRTLVTEHEDQIVHQWWGYH, from the exons ATGGCCCGCGACCGCGGCCCGCCCGTGCTGCggcagcccgccgccgcctccgccgccgctctccccgcCGAGGCCCgcggctggggctggctgggagcgGGGCTGTGGCCGGCGCTGGTGGTGGGGCTGCTGGCCGCCCTCGTCGCTTGGCTCTGGTACGGCAGCGGTGACGGGCGAAGCGAGGAAagcggcgaggcggcggccggGACGGCCCCGCtgcggggcggcggcgaggggcgcCCGCAGGCCAGGGCCGAGCCGGCGGCGGCCACAG cGGATCTTCTGGCGAGCGGTGAGCAAGTGCTGCTGGAGGCCAAGGCTGCTGCCGTGTCCAGCCCTCGGAAGCCGGGAGGGGATCTGGCGGCTGTACCAAGGAAGGAGCTTAATCACGTTCCAAGTGGTGGAGTTTCAGGCGGACCTCTGCAGATGGAGCAGCTGCTCCCGAAGCAGGGTGCCACCGACTCCAGGGAGCAGCCAGCTGATGTGCGCGGCAGCCAGCCAGGCGAATTGAGACCCGAGATGGGACAGGCAAGCGACGGATGGTGCGTGATGAACTTGGCAGGAGCCTCTGATGATGTCTGTAAGGACAGAAATGAGCAGCAGCCGGGTCAGCCAGCTGAGAGCAAAGACTTGGACCATGAAGAGTGGGAAGTTGTTTCGGAGCACCTGGCCTGGGGGGAGGCTGGCAAGAACGGCAGCATGGAAGATGCCGACAGCAAGGAATGGGAACAAGGGGACTGCTCCGATGGGGACTTCAAAGCAAAGAGAGTTGCAGCTGTGCCCCCCATGTTTCAAAATATCCACGTGACTTTCCGTGTGCACTACATCACACACTCTGATGCTCAGCTGATTGGTGTTACTGGTGACCATGAGTGTCTTGGCCAGTGGCACAGCTATGTTCCCCTCAAGTACGACAAGGATGGCTTCTGGTCTGAATCCGTTAGTCTGCCGGTGGACACCAAAGTAGAGTGGAAATTTATCTTGGTGGAGAATGGGAAGGTCCGACGTTGGGAAGAATGCGGTAATAGGACCCTAGTGACTGAACATGAAGATCAAATTGTTCATCAGTGGTGGGGATACCATTAA